In Campylobacter sp. RM16187, the DNA window TTAAAGATATATCGGATATTGAGAAATTTATATATAAAATAAGATAGAAATTTGCTAATAAATTTAGCTTATTTTTTCTTTTAATATTGTAGAATAAACCGATTTTTTGTTTTTACACAAAATATACAGAGTTATAAGGAGATTTAATGTTACAAGTCGATTTGCCATTGGTAATTCTAACGGCAGCAGTTTTTATAGGACTTATCATTATTTTAAATTCAATCCTCTATCAACCTCTTATTAATTTTATTGATTCGAGAAATGAGGCCATTAAAAATGATGAAGAGAGTGCCGTTAGAAATACAAGCGATCTTAGTGTTCATGAGGCTGAGATTGAGCAGATAATTATGTCTGCTAGAAACGAAGCCGGAAAAATCAAACAAGAGGCTTTAAATGCGGCAAAAGAGAGTGCAGCCAAAATAATAGAGCAAAAGCGCGCTACTTTAGAGGCTGATTATGAGGCATTTATGCAAAATTTGCAGACTCAAAAAAATGAGTTTAAGTCTGATTTGATTACTAGGTTGCCTGATCTTAAGAGTGTTCTTAGAACAAAATTGGCAAAAATTTAAGGAGAGTGTATGAAGAAATTTTATCTTATTTTGCTTGTTCCGTTTTTTGCTTTAGCCAGCGAATCTAGTGAGCACAGCTATGATATAGTGGCAAGAATTCTAAACTTTTTAATGTTTTTTGGAATCTTGTATTACTTTATAGCCACTCCTGTTAAAAATGCTTATAAAGCTAGAATTGAAAGTATAGCGATTAGACTTGACAATATTCAAAAGAAGTTAAGAGAGTCAAAGGCTAAAAAGAACGATGCGCTTAGAAGAGTCGAAGAGGCTAAAAGCAATGCTATAAGCCTTATAGAGACTTCTAGAAAAGAGGCTTTGTTGTTATGTGAAAAGATAAAAGCAGAGACTAATCAAGAGCTTTTAAGCCTTGAAAAGAGCTTCCAAGAACAAAAAGAATTTGAAAGAAGACGTGCCGTAAAAAACGTTGTAGTTGAAATTTTAAATGAAGTTTTTGAAAGCGATAGCCTTAAAATCGATAAAAACGAACTTGTTAATATTGTTCTTAAAAAGGTTGGCTAATGAAAGAGTTGATAGCAAAAAAATATGTAAAAGCTTTAATGGCTGATCTTAACAGAGATGATCTTGAGAAATTTATAAGCGATCTAGATGTTGTTGTAAGTGCATTTAATATTAATAAATTTAGAAACATTATAACTTCTCCTAGTGTAAAAAATGATAAGAAAATCGATCTTGTATTATCTTTTTTAAGTAGTAATAATTCTAAAATTATAAATTTTATCAAGCTTTTAGGCGAGAATAAAAGGCTTGATATCTTGCCTGATATACTTAATGAGCTTGCAGTGCAAAAAGCTCAAATGGATAATATTTTCCGTGGCACAATCTATGGAAATTTTGAGATTGATCAATCTCAAATTACTGAGCTTGAAAAAAGCTTTTCTAAAAGATTTAATGCAAAAATCATGTTAGAAGCTGTAAAAAGCGATTATAACGGTATAAAAATAGAGTTGGACGATTTGGGTGTGGAGGCTAGTCTTTCGATGGATAGACTTAAATCTCAAATGACTGAATATATATTAAAAGCAATTTAAAAGGAGAAAAAGCGTGGGTGCAACGAAAATAAAAGCGGATGAAATTAGCGCTATCATCAAGGAAAGAATCGAAAATTTCGATCTTAGTGTTGATGTTGAAGAGACAGGTAAAGTTATCTCGGTAGCAGATGGAGTTGCGAATGTTTATGGTCTAAAAAACGTTATGGCTGGCGAGATGGTTGAGTTTGAGAGCGGTGAAAAAGGTATGGCTCTTAACTTGGAAGAGAGCAGTGTCGGTATAGTTATCCTTGGTAAAACTGATAACATTAAAGAGGGAAGTTCGGTAAAACGTTTAGCTAGACTTCTTCGTGTCCCTGTGGGTGATGCCCTTATAGGACGTGTTGTAAACTCTCTTGGCGAGCCAATAGACGCAAAAGGTCCGATTGACGCTAGTGAGACAAGATTCGTCGAAGAAAAAGCAAAAGGTATCATGGCTAGAAAATCTGTTCATGAGCCGCTTCAAACAGGTATTAAAGCTATTGACGCACTTGTTCCAATCGGACGTGGACAACGCGAGCTTATCATTGGTGACCGCCAAACAGGTAAAACCACCGTAGCAATCGATACTATCATCAATCAAAAAGGCCAAGATGTAATTTGTATATACGTTGCTATCGGACAAAAACAATCAACAGTTGCTCAGGTTGTTAAAAAGCTTGAAGAATACGGTGCAATGGATTATACGATAGTTGTAAATGCCGGCGCATCAGATGCTGCGGCGCTTCAATACCTTGCTCCTTATGCGGGTGTAACTATGGGCGAGTATTTCCGTGACAACTCACGTCACGCGCTAATCATTTATGATGACCTTTCAAAGCACGCCGTAGCATACCGCGAAATGTCACTTATCCTTCGCCGCCCTCCGGGTCGTGAAGCATATCCGGGTGACGTTTTCTACCTTCATTCAAGACTTCTTGAGCGCGCAAGTAAGTTAAATGACAAGCTAGGTGGCGGATCTCTTACTGCGCTTCCTATCATCGAGACTCAAGCCGGTGACGTTTCTGCGTATATCCCGACAAACGTTATTTCTATTACGGACGGTCAAATTTTCCTTGAGTCGGATCTATTTAACTCAGGTATTCGCCCTGCGATTAACGTTGGTCTATCTGTTTCTCGTGTCGGTGGTGCTGCTCAGATTAAAGCTATTAAACAAGTTTCCGGTAACTTAAGACTTGACCTTGCGCAATACCGCGAGCTTCAAGCGTTTGCTCAGTTTGCGAGCGATCTTGACGAGAGCTCAAGAAGACAGCTTGAACGCGGTCAAAGAATGGTTGAGATCTTAAAACAACCTCCATATAGTCCTCTTCCTGTAGAAAATCAAGTAGTTCTTATTTTTGCTGGTGCCAAGGGTTATTTAGATGATATTTCTGTAAGTGCAATCAATAAGTTTGAATCAGAACTATATCCTTATATAGAGGCGAAATATCCTGAAATTTTTGATCAGATTAGAACAAAAAAAGTACTTGATAAAGAGATTGAAGAGCTTTTACATAAGGCACTAAAAGACTTTAAAGCGACATTTGCTGCTAACTAAGGTTAAGATATGTCAAATTTAAAAGATATAAAACGAAAGATCAAAAGCGTTCAGAACACTCAAAAGACAACGCGTGCGATGAAGCTTGTTTCTACTGCTAAACTTAGAAAAGCGGAAGATGTGGCTCGTCACTCTAGAGTATATGCGCTTAAGATCAATGAAGTTTTATCAGAGATTGCATATAAGATCAATCAATACGGCTCTGTTGATTCGGAGAGTAAATTCTTTAACACTAAAAATAGTGTAGAGAAGGTTGATATTATCTTTGTAACAGCTGATAAAGGGCTTTGCGGAGGCTTTAATATTCAGACTATCAAAACCGTTAGAAATATGATAAATGAATTTAAGGCCAAAAAAGTTAAGATCAGGCTAAGGGCCATTGGCAAAAAAGGAATAGAATTCTTTAACTTCCAAGGCATAGAGCTTCTTAAAACTTATGTCGGATATAGCTCATCTCCTACTTACGAGAAGGCTCAAGAAGTCATAAAAGAGGCTATTGATGATTTTATAAACGGAGTTACCGATAAGGTTATTTTAGTTCATAACGGCTACAACAATATGATATCTCAGCAAATTCGCATAAATGATATTGTGCCTGTTGAGCCGCCTAAAATAGTTGAGGTTGAGACTAACTCTTTAATGGAATTTGAGCCTAGCGATGATGACGGTAAAATTTTAGATGAACTACTTAAAAAATATTTTGAGTATAGTATGTATTATGCGCTTGTTGACTCTCTTGCAGCTGAGCACAGTGCTAGAATGCAGGCGATGGATAATGCAACAAATAACGCAAAAGAGCGTGTTAGAGAGCTGAATCTGGCTTATAATAAGGCTAGACAACAGTCTATTACCACTGAGCTTATCGAGATCATCAGTGGCGTTGAATCAATGAAATAAAAAGGAGTATTAATGAAAGGTATTATTTCTCAAGTAATGGGACCTGTCGTTGATGTCGATTTTAGCGAGTATTTGCCAAAAATCAACGAGGCCATTGAGGTAAATTTTGAAGTGGAAGGTAAGAAGAATAAGCTTGTTCTTGAAGTTGCCGCTCACCTTGGAGATAACCGCGTACGAACCATTGCTATGGATATGAGTGAAGGTCTTACTAGGGGTTTGGAAGCTACTGCTCTTGGAGCGCCTATTACTGTACCGGTTGGTGAGAAAGTTTTGGGAAGAATTTTTAACGTTATCGGCGACTTGATTGACGAAGGTGAAGAATTAAATTTTGATAAGAGATGGTCTATACACCGTGATCCTCCTCCGTTTGAAGAGCAAAGCACAAAGAGTGAAATTTTTGAAACAGGCATCAAAGTAGTTGACCTTCTTGCTCCTTATGCAAAAGGTGGTAAAGTTGGACTATTTGGTGGTGCTGGTGTTGGTAAGACGGTTATTATTATGGAGCTTATTCACAACGTTGCGTTTAAACATAGCGGTTATTCTGTGTTTGCAGGCGTTGGAGAGAGAACTCGTGAAGGAAACGACCTTTATCACGAGATGAAAGAATCCAACGTTTTGGATAAAGTTGCCTTATGCTATGGCCAGATGAATGAGCCACCGGGGGCAAGAAACAGAATCGCGCTAACAGGTCTAACGATGGCTGAGTATTTCCGTGATGAGATGGGGCTTGACGTTCTTATGTTTATTGACAACATCTTTAGATTCTCTCAATCAGGTTCAGAGATGTCAGCGCTTCTTGGACGTATTCCTTCAGCCGTTGGTTATCAGCCTACACTTGCAAGCGAAATGGGTAAATTCCAAGAGAGAATTACATCGACCAAAAAAGGCTCAATTACATCCGTTCAGGCTGTTTATGTTCCGGCAGACGACCTTACAGACCCTGCTCCTGCGACAGTTTTTGCTCACCTTGATGCTACTACGGTTCTTAACCGTGCTATTGCAGAGAAGGGAATTTATCCTGCGGTTGACCCGCTTGACTCAACTTCACGTATGCTTGATCCGCAAATTTTAGGACAAGAGCACTATAAAGTTGCACGCGGTGTTCAGGCTGTTTTACAAAAATATAAAGACTTGCAAGATATTATTGCGATTCTTGGTATGGATGAGCTTAGCGAAGAGGATAAAGTTACAGTTGATAGAGCAAGAAAGATAGAAAGATTCTTGTCTCAGCCATTCTTCGTGGCTGAAGTCTTTACAGGAAGTCCCGGAAAATATGTAAGCCTAGAAGAGAGCATTGCTGGCTTTAAAGGAATTTTAGATGGTAAATATGACGATCTTCCTGAGGCAGCGTTTTATATGGTTGGAAATATAGACGAGGTAATGCAAAAAGCTGAAAAACTTAAAGGCTAAAATTTAATAAGGAAGCGTAATGAATAAATTACATTTAGAGATTGTGACGCCTGAAGGACTTGTTTTTTCAAATGATGTTAAAAGCGTGGTTTTGCCTGGAAGCGAAGGAGAATTCGGCGTTTTGCCGGGACACGCCTCTTTGATATCGCTATTAAAAGCGGGTCTTGTAGATATAGAAAACGAAGATAAAAATCACGATATCGTAGCTATAAATTGGGGATATGTGAAAATTGATGAAGGCAAGGCGGTTGTGCTTGCAGATGGTGCAGTATATGTATCAGGAAGCTCTGAGAGTGAGTTAGCTCACTCTCTTGAAAAGGCAAAAGAGCTTATTCAGAGCATGAGCAGTGAGACAAATGCATTTGCGGCAACAGTTGCAAAACTTGATAGTATGGCGAGAGCTAAATAGTGGCAGGTCTTGATATATTTTTAAATTATTATTCAAGAAGTAGCTTTATAACTATTTTTGTTCTTGCTTGGCTATCGCTATATTTTATTATAAGTTTTACCATACTTTTTTCTCGTATGGTAGAACTTGCCTTATGGAAAAAAAAAGAGCAAAATGCTTTAGAATCACTGTTTATGGGTTCTAAAGTAATTTCAAACGATTCTTCTTTAAAAAGATGTGCCTCCGGTAAAATTTGTAAAGAAAAACTTGGTATTTGTATAAGTATGGCGGAAAAAAATGCCACAAGCGGTGTTACTTGGCTTGGGATTATTGCATCTACATCGCCTTTTATTGGGCTTTTTGGCACAGTTGTGGCAATACTTGAGACCTTTTCAAAGCTTGGACAAGGAGGAAATTCGTCCCTTGGAGTAATAGCACCCGCCATATCCGAAGCTCTTGTAGCTACAGGAGCAGGTATTTTTGTCGCAATTCCTGCATATACCTTTAGTTTGCTTCTCAAAAGAAAGGCGTATGAGCTTATGAGTATTGTTAGAAGAGAAGCTGATATGTTAATCGCAAACAAAGAAGAGAGCTAAATTTATGATAAATCTCGAAGAGACCCCAGAGCTTAATATCACCCCTTTGGTTGATATTATGCTTGTTTTGCTCGCGATACTTATGGTGACTACTCCGACTCTTGTGTATGAAGAGCAGATAGTTTTGCCTGACGGATCCAAGACGAAAACACTCTCGGCTGAGCAAAAGGATCTAACTGTTATAGTGGATGCTCAAAGAAAAGTTAGAATAGATCAAAGCACTATGAGCCTTCAAGAGTTGCCTGATAATATAGCTCTTTTAAGTGCGAAATATGATAAAAATTCAGCTGTTTATATAAAGGCTGATAAAAATTTACTATATGATGATGTTATGTTTGTATTAAAAAGTATCAAAAATGCCGGATTCTCAAAGGTAGCACTCCAAACGAATGGATAAAATTTTAGAGCCAAAATTTAATACTTTTAGCTACTTTATACTCTCTTTTATTCTGTATATTTCTATTGTGAGCGGTATTTTTATAAAACTTACGTATTTTAGAAGCGAAGAACCTAAAAAATATACCGATACAAAAGATGCCTTTATGGATATTATGATAGTTGAGCGTGAGCAAGATATAGTAGTAAAGGCTCCTGAAAAAAAAGAAGAAGTGGTAAAAGTAGAGGAGCCTGAAAAAAAGATTGAAGAAGTTAAAGAGGAGCTAAAGCTAGATACTACAAACAAACCTTTAGAGCCAGAGGTAAAGCCAGAGCCTGAAATTGTCCAAAAAACAGAAGAGCCGAGCCTAAAGGATCTTTTTAAGGATATAAACATATCTAAGCTTAAAGACGATAAAGTTGTAAAAAAGACCGAGTCTTTAAAAGAGCAGAGCAGAAAAAAGCCTGAAAAAAATCAATCTCAAAACTCTCAAAAAAAGGCAAGCGATGTTATAAATGCATTAAAACTTGATAAAGTAGCGAAAGCTCCTAAAACGCAAATGACAGGCGAATATCACCCTTATTTCGGGCAGATTGAAAGAATTTTGCAGGCAAAATGGAGTGCTTATAAAGCTGATTCAAACGATAATGCTGAAGTTGAAATTAGTATAGATTTGAGTGGAAATTTTAGTTATGATATTAAAAAATTATCATATAATAGCGAATTTAATGACAAGGTCAGGGAATTTTTACAAAGTATGACCTTTGAAAAATTTCCGCCTTCCGAGTTAGGAAGGACGGTTACTCTTAAAACCACACTGGTAGATAAAATAGAATAATGGAGGAAAAATGAAAAAAATTATTTTGATACTGAGTTTTGCTTTAGGCTTATTTGCCGCCGACGCTACCATATCTATTATAAATAAAGGCATGGTTTTGCCTAAAATAGTGCTTCAAGATGCTACGACTATGGTTTCTGATCAGGCATTTAAAAACAGATTCCATAAGATTATGTTAGGCGATTTAAAGGTAAGCTCTGATTTTGAAGTAGTAGATGAGTATATAACTAGTAGCTATGAGGGAGATTCTGATACGAATGTTATGAGTCACAAAAACGCTCAGTTGATTTTTAGATACGCTCTTGAGGGTTTGCCAAACACATCTCTTGTCTTAAGAGTTAAGCTAATAAATGCTAAAACCGCGACCACTCAATATGAGAGAATTTACACTATGAATGACGGTGCTAAATTTCCATTTTTGGCGCATAAGGCAATAGTCGAGCTTGTAAATGAGCTTAAGATGCCTCCTGTAAATTGGATGGAAAAATTTATAGTTTTTTCCAAATCTACAGGATCTAAACAGAGCGAAATTGTAGTGGCTGACTATACTTTAACCTATCAAAAGGTGCTTGTTAGGGGAGGGCTTAATATATTCCCTAAATGGGCGGGAGCCGATCAGAAAGCATTTTATTATTCAGACTACAGCGGCTCTAAAATAATTTTATATAAATTTGATATAGCAACAGGTCAAAAAACTAAAATTTTAGATACTAAAGGCGGTATGCTTGTGGCTTCTGACGTTAGCCAAAGTGGCGATAAGATGCTTCTTACTATGGCGCCTCAAGATCAACCAGATATCTATCTATATGATTTAAATTCCAAAAGACTTTCCCAGGTAACAAACTACACAGGTATAGATGTAAATGGAAATTTTGTAGATAATGATACTAAGGTAGTTTTCGTATCCGACAGATTGGGTTATCCGAATATTTTTTCACAAAATATAGGCGGAGGTGCTGTTGAGCAGATGGTATATCACGGCAAAAACAATAACTCAGTAAGCACATATCAAAACTATATAGTTTATTCAAGTAGAGAGAATGAAAAGAGTGATTTTGGAACCAGAGATTTTAATATCTATATGATTTCAACCAAAACAGACTATATAAGACAACTTACTGCAAGCGGTAAAAATCTATATCCTAGATTTTCTAGCGATGGACAAAGCGTAGTATTTATTAAAGAGCTTGGCGGTCAAAGTTCACTAGGAATAATACGCATAAATGAAAATAGGAGCTTTCAGTTTCCTTTAAAGATAGGCAGAATACAGTCTATCGATTGGTAATGTTATTAAAAAAATATGATATAATCACTAAAATTTTTGCAAAGGATTAAAATGAAAAAAGTAGCTTTAGCTTCTGCTGTTGTCGCAGCTTTACTAATGAGTGGTTGTAGCTCAAAAGCCCCTGAGGTTGATATGAGTGCTGATTCTAAACAAGGTAGCGCATCTACTATGGGTTCTAGCGATAGCATGATGAGTGCTAGCGATAAATTACAACAACTAATATCTATGGTTGAAGGACATGTTAAAAACGTATATTTTGATTTTGATAAATTTAATATCAAAAGCGATATGCAATCAGTTGTAAATATGAATGCTAGCGTATTTAACCATGCAGATGCAAAAAATTTAACTATTAAAGTTGAAGGAAACTGCGACGAGTGGGGAAGTGATGAGTATAACTATGCTCTTGGTCTAAAAAGAGCGAAGGCTACAAAAGACGCTCTTGTAAAACAAGGTGTTGCTGCTGATAGAATTACTGTTGTTAGTTATGGGGAGAGCAATCCTGTTTGTACAGATAAAACAAAAGCTTGCGACGCACAAAATAGACGTGCCGAATTCAAAGTTCTTCCATAATAACATATGATAAATTTAAAAAAATTAGCGACTCTGTCTTTTGGAGTCGCTATTTTATACTCTGCTGAAATTTCAGTATTTGATGCCGGTAATTTAGATAGCACAAACCCTTATGGTCTAACCGATAGTGAAAAAGTTCTGCTTAAAAATAAGCAACGCGTAGAAAATTTAAGCAGAAACATGGGTGATGTAGAGTCTAGTTTAAGCGGGGCACAGGAGAGAATTGAAGGTCTGCAAAGTATTATGGACGGCATTAATGAGCGAATATCCAGGTTAGAAAAACGCATAAACGATCTTGAAGCCCAAACAATAAATAAAGAAGATAGTCTAAAAAACGATCTTGAAGTTCTAAAAAAATACTCTGAAGAGACTAGAGCGATTCAGGAAACCAATAATAAAAAAATTACAAAAACTCTTAAAGACCTCGGCACACTTATAGATAAATCAAATGCAGCTAAAGAGGAGTCAAAATCTACGAAAAACAAGTCTGAAGAGTCAAATAAACAGACTTCAGCAGATTTTACTAAGCAAAAAATTCAAGATGTCGCAGCTGATGCTAAGAAGCTTTTTGATGAAGGAAAGCTGGATGAAGCTAAGGATAGATATGAATTTTTGATAACAAAAGGTCATAAGCCGGCTGCCGCAAATTTTTATCTTGGCGAAATTTCATATAAACAAAAAGCATACAATAATGCCATAAAATATTATCAACAAAGTATAACTCTTTACGATAAGGCTGATTATATACCAAAACTATTATATCATACTGCGATTAGTTTTGATAAGATTAATGATACTCAAAGTGCAAATCGATTTTATAAAGCATTGAAATTAGGCTATCCTGAAAGTAAAGAAGCCAAAGCCTCTCCTGATAGATAAGTCAATTTACATTAATAAATTTACGATATAATCATACTTATTTTAATTTTTAGGAGAAAGTGTGAATCAAGTTATATCTATGTTTTATGAGCTAAAAGACGCTAAGACAGGCGAAATTTTAGAATCTAACATGCAAGAAGGCGGTCAAATTTCATTTTTGACAGGTAGAGGACACATAATACAAAAACTAGAAGATGAGGTTAGTTTACTAAAAGCCGGAGATACAAAGAGAGTTATTATAGAAGCGGCCGATGCTTGCGGACTTTATGATGAGAGTGCTCTTCAAAAATTACCAAAAGAACAATTCGCAGGAATTGAACTCAAAGAGGGAATGGAACTATTTGGACAAGGAGAGGACGGCTCAAACGTTCGCGTTACCGTAGCAAAAATAGACGAAAATGAAGTCACTGTTGATTTTAATCACCCTTATGCTGGTAAAGACCTAGAGTTTAACGTTCAAATAACAGAAGTTAGAGAGGCTACTGAAGATGAGATAGCTACTGGTGTTGTTGCTCATGCTCATGCTTGCGGATGCGGTAGTGGACATGGACACAAAGAGGGTGGTTGCTGCGGAGGTCATGGTCATGATCATGATGAAGATGGATGCTGTGGCGGAGGACACCATCATAATGATGGTGGCGGATGCTGCGGAAAACATCATCACTAAGAAACTATAATGAAATTTTCTTTTATATTCCCTGGTCAGGGGTCTCAAGCCATTGGAATGGGCAAAGAAATTTATGAAAATTTCAATGACGCTAAAGAGCTTTTGCATAATGCAAGTGATGCTCTTAGCGTAGATTTCAAGAAGCTTCTTTTTGAAGAGAACGAGCTGATTAATCAGAGTGAGTTTACTCAGCCTGCAATAGTTTTAAATTCTTTAATGTGCTATTTGGCTCTAAAATCAAAATTAAATTTAGAGCCAAATTTCAGCCTCGGACACTCTCTTGGAGAGTTTAGTGCCTTGGCTGTAAATAGCGGATTTGACTTTGTAGATGCACTTAAGGTGGTAAATATCAGAGGTAAGCTTATGCAAGAGGCTTGCAATGGTAAAGATGTGTCTATGATGGTTGTTTTAGGACTAAATGATCAAATTGTCGAAGAAATTTGCGTAGGCGCTCAAAAAGATGGTTTGCAAATTTACGCAGCAAATTACAACTGTGATGGACAGATAGTCGTAGCCGGAGTTAGAGAGCATTTGGCTAAATTTGAATCAGTATTTAAAGAGGCTGGGGCAAAGAGGGCTATGCTTTTAAATATGTCTGTTGCCAGCCATTGCCCTATTCTTAGTAGTGCAAGCATAGGTCTTGTTAGCCATCTTGAGGCGACATTAAAAGATAAATTTAAAAGTGTTATATCTAACGCAACTGCTAAACCATATAGTAGCAAGAATGAGGCTTTAAATTTATTAAAAGATCAGCTTGTAAAACCTGTTTTATATAAACAAAGTATTCAAAATTCACAAAGTGAAATTGATATTTTTGTAGAATTTGGTTCAAGCGTGCTAAAAGGGATCAATAAAAAGATCACTAATAAACCGACCTATTCTGTAACGGATATTAAGAGCTTGGATGAATTTTTAGTATTTTTGGAGGGTAAATGATAGCGATTTTAGGTGCAATGCCTGAAGAGATTACTCCGCTTTTGGACGCTTTAAAAGATTATGAAGAGATACGTTATGCGAATAATGTTTTTTATTTGGCGAAATTTAAAGATAAAGAGCTTGTAATCGCATATTCAAAG includes these proteins:
- a CDS encoding FKBP-type peptidyl-prolyl cis-trans isomerase gives rise to the protein MFYELKDAKTGEILESNMQEGGQISFLTGRGHIIQKLEDEVSLLKAGDTKRVIIEAADACGLYDESALQKLPKEQFAGIELKEGMELFGQGEDGSNVRVTVAKIDENEVTVDFNHPYAGKDLEFNVQITEVREATEDEIATGVVAHAHACGCGSGHGHKEGGCCGGHGHDHDEDGCCGGGHHHNDGGGCCGKHHH
- the fabD gene encoding ACP S-malonyltransferase, with amino-acid sequence MKFSFIFPGQGSQAIGMGKEIYENFNDAKELLHNASDALSVDFKKLLFEENELINQSEFTQPAIVLNSLMCYLALKSKLNLEPNFSLGHSLGEFSALAVNSGFDFVDALKVVNIRGKLMQEACNGKDVSMMVVLGLNDQIVEEICVGAQKDGLQIYAANYNCDGQIVVAGVREHLAKFESVFKEAGAKRAMLLNMSVASHCPILSSASIGLVSHLEATLKDKFKSVISNATAKPYSSKNEALNLLKDQLVKPVLYKQSIQNSQSEIDIFVEFGSSVLKGINKKITNKPTYSVTDIKSLDEFLVFLEGK
- a CDS encoding tetratricopeptide repeat protein, encoding MINLKKLATLSFGVAILYSAEISVFDAGNLDSTNPYGLTDSEKVLLKNKQRVENLSRNMGDVESSLSGAQERIEGLQSIMDGINERISRLEKRINDLEAQTINKEDSLKNDLEVLKKYSEETRAIQETNNKKITKTLKDLGTLIDKSNAAKEESKSTKNKSEESNKQTSADFTKQKIQDVAADAKKLFDEGKLDEAKDRYEFLITKGHKPAAANFYLGEISYKQKAYNNAIKYYQQSITLYDKADYIPKLLYHTAISFDKINDTQSANRFYKALKLGYPESKEAKASPDR